The genomic DNA GATTTCTGCAACGTATCGGTTGGTTTCCAGCTATTGCAGGGTGTCCAGGTTTTCCGTTCGGATTCCGGCAAACCACTGTCGCCGATCAAACGGTTCATCCAAGTGGTAACGACCTCTATCTCGACTTTATTCTTTCCTTTACGAACCAAATCCGTGACATTTACCCGGTAGGGAGCCGTCCAGACACCACCGGCATACTGACCGTTGATCTTCACTTTTGCCATCACACCGACATCGTTCAGATTCAGATACAATTCGCCCTCAGGCTTCTTTTTCAACTTAAATTCCGTTTCGTACCAAATCGTACCGGAATAATAGCGGATATCGGGGTTCTCGTTCTTACTGATATCTTCCAGGCGGGCAAAGGTCTGGCTTGCGGGGCCTCTTCTCTTTTCCTCAAAGGATACTTTCCAGGGAGCATCCAGGCGGACAAGCGTCTGCAGAACCGGATAGTTTAGTTGTAACCCTGTCTCCTCTGCTTTTGTGGCCGACCGACGGAACACGATAAAAGCACTCTCATAAGGATACAACTTCAATGGAACGACTGTCCCCGCAGCTGTCACCTCATAGGCCGGAAGCGTACGAATACGGCCTGTTGTCGCATCCCACAATTCCGGTTGCCTTGAACGGATACGAAATTCCGGACGGATCTCAATCATCTCGTCTTTCTGGTTGGAGATAAAATAGATATCTGCATCTTCGGCAGAACGATGTCCATAGAGAACCGGAGCATCTGCCGGCAATCCGCAATCCGGCACACAACCGATATGCTTCAAGGCCTCCTCCATTGTCATACCGAACAGCAATTCGCCCTTTCCTCTTTTGACAGCCTTCACACTTCGCCCGTCCAAACCGGACCATAATTCGCCGGCCAACTTTTCAACCTGCCTGTCAGCCGTCGGGAATGATTCTCCACTCGGCGAACGTTTCGGAGCCGGACCTAAGACAACTGCACCGTCTTCGATCAGTTTCTTGATCTTGGCAAGTAGTTCGGGACGCATGGTTTCAAGCTTCGGAAGTACCAGTATCCGGTATTGAGTGCCGTGAGGCAACGTCAGTAAACCGTCCTTTACAAAGAGGTCGCGCTCGATCACCTCGGCATTGATATAATCGAACTGGTAGCCTTTCGGCAGTTCAGGGTCTACGATACCGGTCATCTTGGGAGCATCTTCGCCGATGAAATAAGCGACATCGGCAATATTCAAGCCTTGTTGCAACATATAGTTGACTCGTTTCAGATAGGATGTAAACAAATCCATCTGCGGATACCAGGTGTTCAGCCGGTTGAATTCGCTGCTGAACCAGGCGTTCATCCCCGGCTCCCGTTCTTCCGAAGGCTGCGAGATATAGACATGCAACAACGTATTATTGATTCCTTCCGTAAAGAAACGGTCGCCACGCTGTTTCATCATGGCAGGATAACAACTGAAAGGCGTCCCTCCACTGGTAAACGATTCGACCGAGATCTTCTGCTTTCCATAAATATGTCCGCAGGAAGAGGCGGCACGGTTCTCGATATTCCCTAAATCGCCAAAGCTCCAGAACTCACCTCCTATCTCGTCCGATTGTCCGCCATATTGCAGGAACTCACCGGGAAACCCCCAATGCCCGTAGTTTTCCAACCAGGTCGTCAAACCATATTTATGACAGACATCCCGTAAGCCGCCGACATAATCGTATGCGACCTTATCTGCGATCAGACGGCGCAAATCCCAAAGGAAACGGTCGGAACGATCCTCGCTCCCGACCACATATCCTTCATAAGCGGGAAGAAACGGTAACGGGTCATAGCCGTAACGCGCCTGGAATTCCGACAAGAAATCGTCGGTAAAGTTTTGTCCACCCGTTTCGTAACTATCTTGTACGACTACTTTCCAACAAGCACGGTCTTCAGCCGGAATACGACGGTAGATTTCACCCATGAAAGCCTCGAAATGCGCTTCTACATGCTTGCGGCTCATCTTATCTATCTCCAGTCCGGTCGCTTCGGGATCAGCCGGGCTGTTCGTCACGCCCGTCGGGAGCATACCGGTACGCAGGATCGTCCATTCTCCCGCCGGAGCTTTCCAGATAAGGCGGTCTCCTTGCAAGAAAGCTGAAATATCCAATACTTTCCCCGGATCAATAACCAGAGAGGGATCACCCACTTCCGGTTGTACCGGCCACTGGTATTCATGCCAATAAGGAAGCGGAGTCTGAAACATCTTGGCTAATGTCTTTTCGGGATAACGTTCCACAGCAGGAAGGGACAAGAATTCCACCTCTCCCAATCCCATACCAGATGCCGTGTTAGCCAGTTCCAACCGGAACTCGCTTGCCGTCGTCTCCGGGACAGAGATAACAACCGGAGCATACGGATCGAAGCCGACATTCAAATTCGCATTGAAACGGTCGATCTTAAATTCGGACAGCATCCGATAGCCTCCGTTCTCTTTTACTAATAAACGGGCATTGGTTTGAATCGGCTGACGGGCAGGGAAGATTTGCAAACTGCGTAAAGTAAACGGTTGGTCCGTCCTGAAATCAATCGCCACCGGCTTTTCGCTTTTTTCCGTAAAAAGCACGGCAGTCTCCTTATCTCCGTCAATCAGGCTGTTCAGGTTTTGCAAAGACATAGCAGATGTCACTTTTGCATTTGCCGCCGACAATCGGGTCGCTTTCTTTTCGACAGAGGGAAAAGCGATCACCCTCACATCCTGAAAGTCTTTATCGGGTTTCGCCAAAACCACTTCTACCTGTTTTCCTCCACTGACTTCCGCCTTTACCGATGCCAGATAACGCATCGCCTGCTCCGGTTTCACCCACGGACCGCCCGACTGGCTCCATCCGGGTGAATTAAAGATACCGATCTCTATCCCTAACTCCGTCGCTGTTTTAAGGGCTGCATGCAATATCTTCCACCATTCTTCACTATAAAACGGAACGGTCTTATAGGGCGTATGAATCCCTTCCAAGCCGATATTCCCGATAAAAGCCCGGTTGATCCCAGCTTCTTTCATCGAATACAGGTCCTTCTTCACTCCTTCTTCCGAGATATTCCCGGAGATCCAATACCAATAAACGGAAGTTTGTACTTTTTCAGCCGGATTCATAAAACCGGCCTCAAGTGCATTTTTATCTTGCCCATTTCCCGTAAAAGGGACCAACAACGAAAGGCAAAGCAATGTTTTAAACAGAGGTTTTCTCATGATCTGTTCTTTTTAAGATTCCGACGGTAAAAGTAGCAAGATTATCTTTCACCTCTGGTTTCTATATTGATTTATATCTTTTCAAAAATGCTTTTTCAAACAAGTTTTTATCCAGCATTATTTCCAAAACCATTGTTTATAACATAAAAAACGATAGAGACTTTTAAACTTTTGCTATCTTTGTGTCGGCTTGTACAAAGTATATAAGACAACAAACAAAAGAATCTCAAATCACAGACTTCATGATGGCAAAACACCTCCGTCTGTTACTGATCTTGTTGCTTGGAGCAGTAACATCCTGTAAGACGACACAACAAATACCGCAGCAACCGACTGGAAAAGAAGCGAAACGAGAATTTCGCGGAGCTTGGATACAGACAGCTTTCCAGGGAGAATATAAGGATATGACACCCGCACAAATGCGGAAAGACTTTATCCGCAAGCTCAACTATCTGCAAAAATGCGGGATCAACGCTATCATCTTCCAGGTACGCCCGGAAGCCGACGCCTTCTATAAATCCGACATCGAACCCTGGAGCCGTTTCTATACCGGCAGGCAGGGACTCGCCCCGGCCGGAGACTTCGATGTGACGGCCTTCCTGATCGAAGAATGCCACAAACGGAATATGGAATTCCACGCCTGGCTGAACCCTTATCGGGCAAGCACAGCCGGGAATACCCGTTTTGCCGATTCACATATATATAATAAGCATCCGGAATGGTTCGTGACCTACAACAAGCAAATCCTGTTTGACCCGGGACTACCGGAAAGCCGGCAGTTCATCTGCCGAGTGGTACGGGATATCGTGAGCCGTTACGATATAGACGCGATCCATATGGATGACTATTTCTACCCCTATCCGGTAGCGGGCATGCCTTTCCCGGACGACAAAAGTTTTCAAA from Parabacteroides merdae ATCC 43184 includes the following:
- a CDS encoding glycosyl hydrolase gives rise to the protein MRKPLFKTLLCLSLLVPFTGNGQDKNALEAGFMNPAEKVQTSVYWYWISGNISEEGVKKDLYSMKEAGINRAFIGNIGLEGIHTPYKTVPFYSEEWWKILHAALKTATELGIEIGIFNSPGWSQSGGPWVKPEQAMRYLASVKAEVSGGKQVEVVLAKPDKDFQDVRVIAFPSVEKKATRLSAANAKVTSAMSLQNLNSLIDGDKETAVLFTEKSEKPVAIDFRTDQPFTLRSLQIFPARQPIQTNARLLVKENGGYRMLSEFKIDRFNANLNVGFDPYAPVVISVPETTASEFRLELANTASGMGLGEVEFLSLPAVERYPEKTLAKMFQTPLPYWHEYQWPVQPEVGDPSLVIDPGKVLDISAFLQGDRLIWKAPAGEWTILRTGMLPTGVTNSPADPEATGLEIDKMSRKHVEAHFEAFMGEIYRRIPAEDRACWKVVVQDSYETGGQNFTDDFLSEFQARYGYDPLPFLPAYEGYVVGSEDRSDRFLWDLRRLIADKVAYDYVGGLRDVCHKYGLTTWLENYGHWGFPGEFLQYGGQSDEIGGEFWSFGDLGNIENRAASSCGHIYGKQKISVESFTSGGTPFSCYPAMMKQRGDRFFTEGINNTLLHVYISQPSEEREPGMNAWFSSEFNRLNTWYPQMDLFTSYLKRVNYMLQQGLNIADVAYFIGEDAPKMTGIVDPELPKGYQFDYINAEVIERDLFVKDGLLTLPHGTQYRILVLPKLETMRPELLAKIKKLIEDGAVVLGPAPKRSPSGESFPTADRQVEKLAGELWSGLDGRSVKAVKRGKGELLFGMTMEEALKHIGCVPDCGLPADAPVLYGHRSAEDADIYFISNQKDEMIEIRPEFRIRSRQPELWDATTGRIRTLPAYEVTAAGTVVPLKLYPYESAFIVFRRSATKAEETGLQLNYPVLQTLVRLDAPWKVSFEEKRRGPASQTFARLEDISKNENPDIRYYSGTIWYETEFKLKKKPEGELYLNLNDVGVMAKVKINGQYAGGVWTAPYRVNVTDLVRKGKNKVEIEVVTTWMNRLIGDSGLPESERKTWTPCNSWKPTDTLQKSGLVGPVYIECVN